TAAATGGACGCAGAGAACTGACTGATTCCACCGAATACATTAACAAACTATATTTTCATACAGAGGGAATACAACACAGAAACTGAGGTATTATAAGGTCTGTAATGTATTTCTAACTGTTCCATTCGTTGAagatgagagacagaaacagaatcaCACTGGTGATGTAGAAAATTAGGAAACCTCTGTTGACTCTTTTGGCCCAGTGGATGTACTTCACCCCCTCCTCATTGGAACTGAGGTGCAGATTCAGAgttctctgcagctccttcagctcctccaggatCAACAGCAATACGTGAGTCTCTTGTGACTGAATGCTTTTGTTAacctgcccacacacacacacacacacacacacgcagccacacagtcacattagaGAGGGTTTATTCTCCCACTGAGACTGACAGTGTAAGTCACTGCTTCTCAACAGGCTGAAATCTGGTGTCTCAAGATGCAAACTGTGTATAAATATATAGAATTTTAAATTATCATAGTaactattttatctttcatcttGCCGATCACAAGGTAATCAATAGAAATACTGCATTCACGTTACAATCTACAAGGAATGTGCACTTTTATGAATTTTACTGGTTAACGCTAACTTGCAAGATAACTTTGCATTACTCTATGTACTAAGGACTGAGAAAGAAGCATTACAGAGTGGAGGGTGTTATGACGctgcataaaaatacaaatagaaGTGGTCCTCTAAATCACATGAAAAGTGTATGCTCCTAGTTTTGAAcacatgttgaaaatgaatgtatAGACATACTTTTAATGACCCAGACTTTAACCTGTTGTGTGTAAAGACTGCATCTGTATCTATAATCCTGTACCTCTTCAGACAGAGGCAGCACTTCATGCTGTTTCTCACCGTCGGATACTTTGCAGATGCACGAACAGCgggtttgtcttttcttctctgaaaaCACACGCACAAGAACACACAGGTGAAATGATTCACAattactgtgacaattttttatttcactgaatatttaaatgtttaaatatgaaGGTTAGACAGATTTTGAGCCTTATATtgttctgattctgattctgaaataGGTGAATTAGAAAATTAAATGTGGGTCTCACCTGTGTTAGAGTTATTGATTTTGCCTTTTTCCTGCTCGTCCTCCCTGTCATCCTCCAGCTTGAGCTTCTCCTGGGAGGCTGAGTCTACTTCCATCAGATACGTAACAAAGATCGtctccagcagactgagcagcatcAGAGCAAAAATCACAATGCAGTAGGTTgctgagaggaggaaacaggcgATAACAGTTAAAGAGCAGTAATCTCTAGAACTAcagattgttttggtttcaagATATCTGTGAACtattttctattaaataaaTCATCTCTAATTCACGCTGGAATCTAGTCCAGAGTGTTGTACCTATGAGAGGAGTCTTGTTGGACATGGAAGGCAGGATGTCATTGAGGATGAGCAGCAGGACGGAGATGGCCAGCAGCACCGTGACCTTGAAGCCCAGCTTCTCTCCACGGTGGTCTGAGATGAAGAAGGAGGCGACATCCAGAGTCAAGAAGAACAGGATTGGCAACAGGAAGTTGATTACGTGGAGGAGCGGCCTCCTCTTCATGGTGAACTGGGAAGACAGGTTCAAGGGTCAGAAACTATTAACAGACATTTCTAGAGTGAAAACCCCACTCCAGGTGTCAGgaatagaaaaatacaaaaatgtgtatgcatgtatatatCTGTTGTGCACTTTCTCTGTTCATTTATCAGCCTTTTCCTGatatttgtcacccatctgtgtCTCTCCCAGTGTTGCGTACAGTGTATATGAGCTGATcccactgtttgttttcatgggTGAAATTGTTGCTGTTGACAGACAGCTGAAGGAACTCCCAGTCTCCCTGAGTCTTCATCACCTCTCGGGAAAACTGAGTGGCTCGAGATGAGTTGGAGAAAGGAAGGAGATGAATTTCATCGACTGtggtgagagaagagagggagatttGGAGATAAAGTGgatataaaaacactgtggtcacaACCACGGGGGGATCACTGAACTCGCGCACAAGCCGATGGGTCCGAGGGCCCAACATGTCTTGTTGGAAAATAAGTGAAATGactacaacaaaacaagcaaaataaatgaaagagacacacaacaactacaaagaACCATCATGGGGctaaaagagaaacaaattgagtacaaaaacacacaaaactacaagACTAACAACGACACAGTCCCTATTCTCCTTCAGGCTATTGGTCTCGCTCCTGTGCAGATGGGGTAACTTCAGTACACACACTGCCTCCCTCACCACTGTGTATTGCAGAACCAATGGAGATGTTGCATTTCTGCGTGTCGAAGGGGAACTTGTGGACGTCCATTTTGCAGGTGCTGACCACCTTCACGTCCTCTTCAGAAGTGACCATCCCGTTGTAGGATATAAATATGTATGGATTCTGGGGGGAGTCGTCTTTCTCTATCCTgagacatcaaacacaaaatgtcttTCAAGGTGTGTTTGTGGAGCATCAAATTATACAGTATTGTGTAATGTGCTTTTGCTCTGACAATATTATAAAGACTGTGAACAATAATAAACATagcagcacacacagtgaagtcattcaccttcaaaataaacacagggtGTGGCATCAGCAAATACCAAGCTATTAAATCACTTAACAATGAACAGATATTTGACAAAAATACCATTAACATAATACATTAACTTTCTCTTGCCTTTGATCAATTCACTGCATTTAttccattta
Above is a window of Lates calcarifer isolate ASB-BC8 linkage group LG23, TLL_Latcal_v3, whole genome shotgun sequence DNA encoding:
- the LOC108876284 gene encoding 5-hydroxytryptamine receptor 3A-like; protein product: MPVALLILIFLTDGASPKKACSYQDVLDYLNLTTDNGVYKLTRPVLDHTHLTVVELDIILYAILAVIEKTQTFIPFVWATMMWNNERISWDPSQFCGIKQVSVPRDMLWQPDLFVYEMIEKDDSPQNPYIFISYNGMVTSEEDVKVVSTCKMDVHKFPFDTQKCNISIGSAIHSVDEIHLLPFSNSSRATQFSREVMKTQGDWEFLQLSVNSNNFTHENKQWDQLIYTFTMKRRPLLHVINFLLPILFFLTLDVASFFISDHRGEKLGFKVTVLLAISVLLLILNDILPSMSNKTPLIATYCIVIFALMLLSLLETIFVTYLMEVDSASQEKLKLEDDREDEQEKGKINNSNTEKKRQTRCSCICKVSDGEKQHEVLPLSEEVNKSIQSQETHVLLLILEELKELQRTLNLHLSSNEEGVKYIHWAKRVNRGFLIFYITSVILFLSLIFNEWNS